One segment of Bradyrhizobium sp. CB2312 DNA contains the following:
- a CDS encoding ABC transporter ATP-binding protein: MSDPILSVHNLVGGYGKMTILNGTSFAVPQATITTIIGPNGAGKSTVFKAIFGLLKLREGKISFAGRDVTNLSQRALLNAGICYVPQGRNIFPELSVRHNIELGGVAAGKGLDLPTRIEAALDLFPALRRKSAQQASTLSGGEQKQLEIARSLLLDPKLVLIDEPSIGLSPLMVQQTFDILKSLRDRGVTILMIEQNARSALEISDIGIVLELGQTRMVDKADRILNDPRIGQLFLGGAMEESAA, from the coding sequence ATGAGCGACCCGATCCTCTCGGTTCACAATCTCGTCGGCGGCTACGGCAAGATGACCATCCTGAACGGCACGAGCTTCGCCGTGCCGCAGGCGACCATCACCACCATCATCGGCCCGAACGGCGCCGGCAAATCGACGGTGTTCAAGGCGATCTTCGGCCTTCTGAAGCTGCGCGAAGGCAAGATCAGCTTCGCCGGCCGCGACGTCACCAATCTGAGCCAGCGCGCGCTGCTCAATGCCGGCATCTGCTATGTGCCGCAGGGCCGCAACATCTTTCCCGAGCTGTCGGTGCGCCACAACATCGAGCTCGGCGGCGTCGCCGCCGGGAAGGGCCTCGACCTGCCGACGCGGATCGAGGCCGCACTCGACCTGTTTCCCGCGCTGCGCCGCAAGTCGGCGCAGCAGGCCTCGACGCTCTCCGGCGGCGAGCAGAAGCAGCTCGAGATCGCCCGCTCGCTGCTGCTCGATCCAAAGCTCGTGCTGATCGACGAGCCCTCGATCGGCCTGTCGCCGCTGATGGTGCAGCAGACCTTCGACATCCTCAAATCCCTCCGTGACCGCGGCGTCACCATCCTGATGATCGAGCAGAACGCGCGCTCGGCGCTGGAAATCTCCGACATCGGCATCGTGCTCGAGCTCGGCCAGACCCGCATGGTCGACAAGGCCGACCGCATCCTGAACGATCCGCGCATCGGCCAGCTCTTCCTCGGCGGCGCCATGGAGGAGAGTGCGGCATGA
- a CDS encoding Gfo/Idh/MocA family oxidoreductase — translation MSAQMRIAVAGAGLIGRRHIELIAASKDCVLSGIADPSPAAKDYARSHGVPWHVDHRALLEQVKPDGLIIASPNTLHLPMAIDCAEAGVPALIEKPVTETVATAQRLCAAIKRTGVPMLVGHHRRHNPIIKAAREAVATGKLGQLTAVVGLWLLKKPDDYFDAAWRREAGGGPLLINLIHDIDNLRFICGEITEVQALTSNKMRGFAVEDTAALLLRFASGALGTVTVSDATPAPWSWELSSGENAAYPKQDQPCYIFSGTSGSLSVPNMELWSYAQQRGWYAPLSRKTVAPPAFDPLVEQLRHFCAVIAGREQALITAEDAMGTLAVVEAVSEAARTGQTISPRRIMEQAA, via the coding sequence ATGAGCGCGCAAATGCGCATCGCGGTCGCCGGCGCCGGTCTGATCGGCCGCCGCCATATCGAATTGATCGCGGCATCGAAGGACTGCGTGCTGTCAGGCATTGCCGACCCCTCGCCTGCCGCGAAGGACTATGCGCGGTCGCATGGCGTGCCCTGGCATGTGGATCATCGCGCGCTGCTGGAGCAGGTCAAGCCCGACGGCCTGATCATCGCCTCGCCCAACACGTTGCACCTGCCGATGGCCATCGACTGCGCCGAGGCCGGCGTCCCTGCATTGATCGAAAAGCCGGTGACAGAGACCGTTGCCACCGCGCAGCGCCTCTGCGCTGCGATCAAGCGGACCGGCGTGCCGATGCTGGTCGGCCATCACCGCCGGCACAATCCGATCATCAAGGCTGCGCGCGAGGCCGTGGCGACCGGCAAGCTCGGCCAGCTCACCGCCGTGGTCGGGCTGTGGCTGCTCAAAAAGCCCGACGATTATTTCGACGCGGCGTGGCGGCGCGAGGCGGGCGGCGGCCCGCTGCTGATCAACCTCATCCATGACATCGACAATCTCCGCTTCATCTGCGGCGAGATCACTGAGGTGCAGGCGCTGACCTCGAACAAGATGCGCGGCTTCGCCGTCGAGGACACCGCGGCGCTGCTGCTGCGTTTTGCGAGCGGCGCGCTGGGAACGGTGACCGTGTCGGATGCGACGCCGGCGCCGTGGAGCTGGGAACTCTCCTCGGGCGAGAACGCTGCATACCCCAAGCAGGACCAGCCCTGCTACATCTTCTCCGGCACCAGCGGTTCGCTGTCCGTGCCGAATATGGAGCTGTGGTCATACGCACAGCAGCGCGGCTGGTACGCGCCGCTGTCGCGTAAGACCGTTGCGCCGCCCGCGTTCGATCCGCTGGTCGAGCAGCTCCGGCATTTCTGCGCGGTCATCGCCGGCCGCGAACAGGCGCTGATCACGGCCGAGGACGCGATGGGCACGCTCGCCGTCGTCGAAGCCGTCAGCGAGGCCGCGCGCACGGGCCAGACTATCTCTCCTAGGCGGATCATGGAGCAAGCAGCATGA
- a CDS encoding sugar phosphate isomerase/epimerase and 4-hydroxyphenylpyruvate domain-containing protein, with amino-acid sequence MNKRSIATVSLSGALDEKLRAIASAGFDEVEIFENDLLSFGAGPRDIAKLCRDLNLKICAFQPFRDFEGMPEPQRTRNFARAMRKFDLMHELGTDLLLICSNVSPSSLGGIDRAADDFRELGERAAKRGLRVGYEALAWGRHVNDYRDAWEIVRRADHPAIGVILDSFHALAPGFPTRAMASIPGDKIFLVQLADAPKLELDILSWSRHFRSFPGQGDLPVGEFMKAIAATGYAGPLSLEIFNDQFRAGSAAQTAVDGLRSLILLEDQLAPDWPKFAGEPLAPKAKSGGTGFIEFAVNEAKAGDLARLFSQLGFRKSGKHRSKAVERWSQGKVELVINCETDGFAHSHYVTHGPGVCAIALDVDNAGLAMQRAETLKARTFYQPVGPGELEIPAIHGVGGSLLYFLDQAGKNWDTDFEPVASNADKDALLAVDHIAQSMPYDEMLSWLLFYTGILDLERLPQMEIADPRGLVQSQAIINADQSLRFVLNGSSANRTLPARFISEFFGSGVQHVAFSCNDIFATVAEMRKRGADFLDIPDNYYDDIEAKYDLAPELMAQLRANHILYDREGDGEFFQVYTHIFDERFFFEIVERRSYQGFGAANAGIRLAAQAREVRPASMPRV; translated from the coding sequence ATGAACAAGCGCTCGATCGCGACCGTCTCTCTCTCAGGTGCCCTGGACGAAAAGCTCCGCGCCATCGCGTCGGCCGGCTTCGACGAGGTCGAGATCTTCGAGAACGACCTGCTGTCGTTCGGCGCCGGCCCGCGCGACATTGCGAAGCTCTGCCGCGATCTCAATCTCAAAATCTGCGCATTCCAGCCGTTCCGCGATTTCGAGGGCATGCCGGAGCCGCAGCGTACGCGCAATTTTGCCCGCGCGATGCGCAAGTTCGATCTGATGCATGAGCTCGGCACCGATCTCTTGCTGATCTGCTCCAACGTCTCGCCCAGCTCGCTCGGCGGCATCGACCGCGCAGCTGATGATTTCCGCGAGCTTGGCGAGCGCGCGGCCAAGCGCGGCTTGCGCGTCGGCTACGAGGCGCTGGCCTGGGGCCGCCACGTCAACGACTACCGCGATGCCTGGGAGATCGTGCGCCGCGCCGATCATCCCGCGATCGGCGTCATCCTCGACAGCTTTCACGCACTGGCGCCGGGCTTTCCCACGCGTGCGATGGCCTCGATCCCCGGCGACAAGATCTTCCTGGTGCAGCTCGCCGACGCACCAAAACTCGAGCTCGACATCCTGTCGTGGAGCCGGCACTTCCGCTCCTTCCCTGGCCAGGGCGACCTGCCGGTCGGTGAGTTCATGAAGGCGATCGCGGCGACCGGCTATGCCGGGCCGCTGTCGCTGGAGATCTTCAACGACCAGTTCCGCGCCGGGTCGGCCGCGCAGACCGCGGTCGACGGCCTGCGTTCGCTGATCCTGCTGGAGGACCAGCTCGCGCCGGATTGGCCGAAGTTTGCCGGCGAGCCGCTGGCGCCGAAGGCCAAGAGCGGCGGCACCGGGTTCATCGAGTTTGCCGTCAACGAAGCCAAAGCGGGAGACCTCGCGCGCCTGTTCTCGCAGCTCGGCTTCCGCAAATCCGGCAAGCATCGCAGCAAGGCGGTGGAGCGCTGGTCGCAGGGCAAGGTCGAACTCGTCATCAATTGCGAGACCGACGGCTTTGCACATTCGCACTATGTCACGCACGGCCCCGGCGTCTGCGCCATCGCGCTCGATGTCGACAATGCCGGCCTTGCCATGCAACGCGCCGAAACGTTGAAGGCGCGGACCTTCTACCAGCCGGTCGGCCCCGGCGAATTGGAGATCCCCGCGATCCACGGCGTCGGCGGCAGCCTGCTGTATTTCCTCGACCAGGCCGGCAAGAACTGGGACACGGATTTCGAGCCGGTGGCGAGCAATGCCGACAAGGACGCCCTGCTCGCCGTCGACCACATCGCGCAGTCGATGCCCTATGACGAGATGCTGTCCTGGCTGTTGTTCTACACCGGCATCCTCGACCTCGAGCGCCTGCCGCAGATGGAGATCGCCGACCCCAGAGGCCTCGTGCAAAGCCAGGCTATCATCAACGCCGACCAGAGCTTGCGCTTTGTCCTCAATGGCTCCTCCGCCAACCGCACCCTGCCGGCGCGCTTCATCTCGGAATTCTTCGGCTCAGGCGTGCAGCATGTCGCGTTCTCCTGCAACGACATCTTCGCGACGGTGGCGGAGATGCGCAAGCGCGGCGCGGATTTCCTGGATATCCCCGACAACTATTACGACGACATCGAAGCCAAATACGACCTCGCCCCCGAGCTGATGGCGCAGCTGCGCGCCAATCACATCCTCTACGACCGCGAGGGCGACGGCGAGTTCTTCCAGGTCTACACGCACATCTTTGATGAGCGGTTCTTCTTCGAGATCGTCGAGCGGAGAAGCTATCAGGGCTTTGGCGCGGCCAATGCCGGCATCAGGCTGGCGGCACAGGCGCGCGAGGTGCGGCCCGCCAGCATGCCGAGGGTGTAG
- a CDS encoding ABC transporter substrate-binding protein — protein sequence MRTAFWLAGAAALVLASPAFAGDTIKIGFVSTFSGPTAVIGNDMRNSFELALDHLGRKMDGKPVEVIYEDDGQKPDVGKQKTEKLVQSDKVDFIVGYIWSNVLLASLKTAVDSQTFLISANAGPSQLAGELCSPYVFSTSWQNDQTPQAMGVYMNQKGVKSVFLIGPNYAAGKDMLAGVKSTFKGEIKGEEYTVWPSQLDFSAELSKARASGAESIFVFYPGAAGVQFLNQYAQAGLKSTMPLYTAFTVDELSLPLQKENALGVPGAQEWVNDLPNEQNKRFVADYRKKYAGLRPTYYGAQAYDAAQLINSAVVAVKGDTSKKDAMKAEMEKANFKSLRGAFKYGNNHIPVQSFYLQDVVKDADGQLALKTVATIVENDQDRFHDKCKMK from the coding sequence ATGAGGACGGCATTCTGGCTGGCGGGCGCAGCGGCGCTGGTGCTGGCGAGCCCGGCATTCGCCGGCGACACCATCAAGATCGGTTTCGTTTCGACCTTCAGCGGCCCGACCGCCGTGATCGGCAACGACATGCGCAACTCGTTCGAGCTCGCGCTCGATCACCTCGGGCGCAAGATGGACGGCAAGCCGGTCGAGGTGATCTACGAGGACGACGGCCAGAAGCCTGACGTCGGCAAGCAGAAGACCGAGAAGCTGGTGCAGTCCGACAAGGTCGATTTCATCGTCGGCTACATCTGGTCGAACGTGCTTTTGGCCTCGCTGAAGACCGCCGTCGATTCGCAGACCTTCCTGATCTCGGCCAACGCCGGCCCGTCGCAGCTCGCCGGCGAACTCTGCTCGCCTTACGTGTTCTCGACCTCCTGGCAGAACGACCAGACGCCGCAAGCGATGGGCGTCTACATGAACCAGAAGGGCGTCAAGAGCGTGTTCCTGATCGGGCCGAACTACGCGGCCGGCAAGGACATGCTCGCCGGCGTGAAGAGCACCTTCAAGGGCGAGATCAAGGGCGAGGAATACACGGTCTGGCCGAGCCAGCTCGATTTCTCCGCCGAGCTCTCCAAGGCGCGCGCTTCGGGCGCGGAGTCGATCTTCGTGTTCTATCCCGGCGCCGCCGGCGTGCAGTTTCTCAACCAATATGCGCAGGCCGGCCTGAAGAGCACGATGCCGCTCTATACGGCGTTCACGGTGGACGAGCTGTCGCTGCCACTGCAGAAGGAGAACGCGCTCGGCGTTCCCGGCGCGCAGGAATGGGTCAACGACCTCCCCAACGAGCAGAACAAGCGCTTCGTCGCGGACTACCGCAAGAAGTACGCCGGCCTCCGCCCGACCTATTACGGCGCGCAGGCCTATGATGCGGCGCAGCTCATCAACAGCGCGGTCGTCGCGGTGAAGGGCGACACCAGCAAGAAGGACGCGATGAAGGCCGAGATGGAGAAGGCCAACTTCAAGTCGCTGCGCGGCGCGTTCAAATACGGCAACAACCACATCCCGGTGCAGAGCTTCTACCTCCAGGACGTGGTGAAGGATGCCGACGGCCAGCTCGCGCTGAAGACCGTCGCCACCATCGTGGAGAACGACCAGGATCGTTTCCACGACAAGTGCAAGATGAAGTGA
- a CDS encoding NAD(P)/FAD-dependent oxidoreductase has translation MAANPHRVVIVGAGFGGLETTYRLAGAPVEITLIDRRNHHLFQPLLYQVATASLATSEIAWPIRHLMRDRPEVTTLFATVSGVDAGRRCVLIDDGSEVPYDTLVLATGARHAYFGHDEWETWAPGLKTLEDGTTLRRHILVAFERAERETDPAKRAARLTFVIVGAGPTGVELAGTIAEMAHHTLPGDFRNIDTTKARVVLIEAGPRVLAGFADDLSAYAQASLEKIGVEVVLGQAVTEIDRDGVVFGGQRLNAKTRIWAAGVRASPAAEWLGAPSDRAGRVQVEDDLTIPGHPEIFAIGDTVSINAWEGKPVPGIAPAAKQQGRHVAETIKARLRGEKPGPFRYKHAGSLAQIGKRLAVIDFGKVKLRGTIAWWIWGIAHIYFLIGLRHRLSVALSWLWIYARDQRAARLITQGSSKVVG, from the coding sequence ATGGCCGCCAATCCCCACCGCGTCGTCATCGTCGGAGCCGGCTTCGGCGGACTGGAGACGACCTACCGGCTTGCGGGCGCGCCGGTCGAGATCACGTTGATCGACCGCCGCAACCATCATCTGTTCCAGCCGCTGCTCTACCAGGTCGCGACCGCTTCGCTCGCGACCAGCGAGATCGCGTGGCCGATCCGGCACCTGATGCGTGACCGGCCCGAGGTGACGACGCTGTTCGCGACCGTGAGCGGCGTCGATGCGGGTAGGCGCTGCGTGCTGATCGACGACGGCAGCGAGGTGCCCTACGACACGCTGGTGCTCGCGACCGGCGCTCGGCACGCCTATTTCGGCCATGACGAGTGGGAGACATGGGCGCCGGGCCTGAAGACGCTGGAGGACGGCACCACGCTGCGCCGTCACATCCTGGTGGCGTTCGAGCGCGCCGAGCGCGAGACCGATCCGGCGAAGCGCGCGGCGCGGCTGACCTTTGTAATCGTCGGCGCCGGCCCGACCGGCGTCGAGCTTGCCGGCACCATCGCCGAGATGGCGCATCACACTCTGCCCGGCGATTTCCGCAACATCGACACGACCAAGGCGCGCGTCGTGCTGATCGAGGCCGGCCCGCGCGTGCTTGCGGGCTTTGCGGACGACCTCTCGGCCTACGCGCAGGCGTCGCTGGAGAAGATCGGCGTCGAGGTTGTGCTGGGGCAGGCTGTGACTGAGATCGACCGCGACGGTGTCGTGTTCGGCGGACAGCGATTGAATGCGAAAACAAGGATCTGGGCCGCCGGCGTGCGCGCTTCGCCTGCCGCCGAATGGCTGGGCGCACCAAGCGACCGCGCCGGGCGCGTGCAGGTCGAGGACGACCTGACGATACCCGGCCATCCCGAAATCTTTGCGATCGGCGACACCGTCAGCATCAATGCCTGGGAGGGCAAGCCGGTGCCCGGCATCGCGCCGGCAGCGAAGCAGCAGGGCCGTCACGTCGCCGAGACCATCAAGGCGCGGCTGCGCGGCGAGAAGCCGGGCCCGTTCCGCTACAAGCACGCCGGCAGCCTCGCCCAGATCGGCAAGCGGCTCGCGGTGATCGATTTCGGCAAGGTCAAGCTGCGTGGCACCATCGCGTGGTGGATCTGGGGCATCGCCCACATCTACTTCCTGATCGGCCTGCGCCACCGCCTCAGCGTCGCGCTGAGCTGGCTGTGGATCTACGCGCGCGACCAGCGCGCGGCGCGGCTGATCACGCAGGGGTCAAGCAAGGTGGTGGGGTGA